The Pedococcus aerophilus nucleotide sequence GTGTCGGCGAGGATGCCGGCGTGCACCCGTGGGTGCAGCGTCTTGACACGGCCCTCGAGGCACTCGGGGAACCCGGTCAGGTCGGCGACCTCGGTGACCGGGATGCCCAGGCCCTCGATGAGCTTGGCCGAGCCACCGGTCGACACGAGCGCGACCCCGGCGGCGTGCAGCCCGCGGGCCAGCTCCTCCAGCCCGGTCTTGTCGTAGACGGAGACGAGCGCCCGGCGGACCGGTCGGCGTCCTGCGTCGTCAGCGGGCTTCGGGCTGGACTGCTGGGTCACGGAATGCTGACCTTCCCATCGGTGACGGTGATTCCCTCGCGGGCCGCGCGGCCCACGATGGTGACGAGCAACGGGTGCTCGACGGCTTTGATGCGTTCGTGGAGGGTGTCCTCCGTGTCGCCGGGGCGGACCTCGACGGTGGACTGGGCGATCACCGGACCGGTGTCGACCCCCGCGTCGACGACGTGGACGGTGCACCCCGTGACGGTCGCCCCGGCGGCGAGCGCGTCGCGGACGGCGTGCGCGCCGGGGAACGCCGGGAGCAGGGCCGGGTGCGTGTTGAGGACGACGTGCTCGGCCAAGACCCTGGGCCCGAGGATCTTCATGAACCCCGCCGACACGACGAACGCTGGCTCGTGGTCGGCGATCCGCTCGGCGAGGGCGACGTCCCAGTCGGCGCGGGTCTCGTGGTCCTCGACGCGGACGACGAACGTCGGGATGCCCGCGGCGGCGGCTTTGTGCAGGCCCGAGATCCCGGCCCGGTCGGCCCCGACCGCGAGTATGCGGACCCCGTATGCAGCGTCGGCCGTGGCGTCGATGAGCGCCTGGAGGTTCGTGCCCGACCCGGAGATGAGGACGACGATGCCCGTGGGCTGCGTCGTCACGTCCGCGGTCACGGCCTCGACGATACCGACCGGGAAGCGGGCGACGGCACCCGCGTCCACGGACGGGTCAGGGGGCGGCGGCGCGGAGCTTGTCCAGCAGTGGGCCGGCGGCCTCGTCGAGGAACTGCTGCTGCCCCTCGTCGCCCACCTGGACCAGCGCGACGTCGGTGAAGCCCGCCTTCCAGTAGGCGGAGACCGCCTCCACGATGGCGTCGAGGTCCGGTCCGCAGGGGATGTTCTCGGCGACCTGGTCCGGGGTGATGAACTGCGAAGCCCCGGCGAACCCCGCCGGGGTCGGCAGGTCGGCGTTGACCGCCCAGCCACCGGCGAACCAGCGGAACTGCTCGTGGGCGCGCTCCTTGGCGCGGTCTGCGTCGGTGTCCCAGCAGATCGGGATCTGCCCGATGGCCCTGGCCGCCCGCGAGCCGATGCCCAGGGCGTCGCCGCCGCTCTCGGCCGACTTGCGGTGGTTGAGGAACCCGGTGACGAGGTCGGCGTCCGGCTCGACGGCGATGACGTGGTCGGCCAGCGGACCGAACCGCGCGAACGACTTCTCCCCCGACACCGCCACCCCGATCGGCACCCCGCCCTCAGGGCAGTCCCAGATGCGGGCCGAGTCGACGCGGAAGTACTCGCCCTGCCAGGTCACGAGCTCGCCGGTGTGCAGCTCGCGGATGATGTGGATGGCCTCCTCGAGCATGTCCTGACGGACTCCCACCATGGGCCAGCCCTCGCCGACGACGTGCTCGTTGAGGTTCTCCCCGCTGCCGAGCCCGAGGGTGAAGCGCCCCTCACTGAGCAGCTGCAGGGTCGCCGCCTTCTGCGCGACGACGGCCGGCTCGTAGCGGATGGTCGGGCAGGTCACGTAGGTCATGAGCTCGAGCTGTGACGTGGCCTGAGCGACGGCGCCGAGCACCGTCCAGGCGTAGGGCGCGTGGCCCTGCTCGGTGAGCCACGGCGAGTAGTGGTCGCTGCTCACAGCGAAGTCGAAGCCCTGCTTCTCGGCATCGACGGCGTAGCCGACGAGCTCGCGGGGTCCGGACTGCTCGGTCATGAGGGTGTAGCCGAATCGCGTCATGCTCCAACGCTCACACGCGGCGCGAGCCTCCACCACTCGGGCACCGACACCCGCTCTGCCGGGGTGGCGCGCTGTGCAGCGCGCCGGTATGGCGCGGGGTGCGTCAGCGGCGCAGCTTCCAGCGGTCCCAGCCGAGGACCAGCCCGGCGCCGGCCAGCAGCTCGACGAGCAGGGCCAGCGTCATGGCCCCGGCCGGGGCACCGATCGAGGACAGGCGGTCCTGGCCGAGCGAGGCACCCCCGACGACGTCGAGCAGGCCCACCAGACCGGCCGCGACGACGACGGCCACGCCAGCGACGGTGAGCTTGGTGCGCTCGGTGGACAACCGGGCCACGGAGCGCAGGGCCCGCCAGCCGACGAACGCACCCACCGCCACGGGCAGGAGGACGACGACCGGCAGCCACCCGGGGAAGGCCCCGGGCTCGGGCAGGGCACCGAACACCGGGACCATCGGCAGCAGCGAGGTGCGCGAACCGGTCCAGGTCGCGGAGGCTCCCTCGACCGCGGAGAACCCGGTGCCGGCGACGAACGAGACGGCCCACAACGCGAGGTTGGGCAGGACGAGCAGCTGGGCCAGGGAGAGCACGACTCCCCCGATGACACCCGGAGCCAGCGCGGCCTGGAGGTTGGTGACGTTGCCCAGGTGCAGGACGACGAACCCGACGCAGATCAGCACCCCGGCACCGAGCAGCGCGGCAGCGCCCTCCACCCCCGGACGCAGGCCACGACGGACCGCCTCGGGCAGCCAGGCGGGCCGCCGCAACCGCTCACCCGCCAGCTCGGGGCGTCGGCGCAGCAGGTGGACGAGGGCCAGCAGGGCCGCCCCGACGGGCACGACCAGCACGGGGAAGACGAGGGTCCACAGGACCGGGCGCGGCTCGGCGAGTGAGGCGACCACCGCCCAGAGGGCAGCGACGACGGCATACCCGAAGGTCCACGCACCCAGCGCGAGCGCCAGGGGCCGGTGCAGCAGGCCGGCGAGCAGGACCACGGTGCGGTCCTCGGCGCTCTCGCGCACCGCCCGGACCGCGGCCCAGGCCGCACCGAGGACGGCGAGCGCGAGGAAGAGGAGGGGGACGACCGTGACGACTGCGCCACCCAGAGCGAGGTGGGCCCCGGTGCCGAGCAGCCAGAGGCTGGCCCCGACGCCGAGCGACGTCGTCCACGGGACGGTGCTCTCGGACGCAGCCACCCACACGAGCAGCGCGGGGAGCACGAAGACGAGGGCGGAGGCCGCCGCGGCACCCGCTCCCTCGAGCAGGGTGCGCTGGTACGCCCTCGGGTCGGGCCCGCCCGAAGTCGGCGTGGCCCGGCGCAGCAACTCCATCACAGTCATGTCTGCCCCATCGTCGCCGACCACCGCACCGCCAGGGCGCAGGCAACGCCGGAGCGCCCCGAGAAATGTGCGAACGCGCCGCAACCGGGCACCGCGCGACCGCGTCTGCTGCGGTGTGATGGCACTGAGGAACGGAAGCGTCGACGCGACGCCGGGCGAGCGGGAGGCGGGGATGGGGCCGAGGTCCGCAGAAGCGGAGTTCGACGCGTTCTACCGCGACACCGCCCGTCGGGTGATCCACCTCGTCTACGGCTTCACCGGTGACCTCACCGTCGCCCAGGACGCGACGCAGGAGGCGTACGCCCGGGCCTGGCAGCAGTGGTCCACCGTCCGCACGCACGACGACCCGCTGGCCTGGGTCCGGACCGTGGCCCGGCGGGTGGCCATCTCCGGGTGGCGCAAGAAGACCACCCAGGACCGCGCCTACGAACGGCACGGTGCCCACGACACCACCGGCCCACCCACCGAGGACCGGGTGGCCGTGGTCGCAGCCCTGCGGACGCTGTCCGAACCGCTGCGCGAGGCCGTGACGCTGCACTACATCGGCGACCTGTCCATCGAGCAGATCGCCCACGAGACCAACACCCCCGCAGGCACCGTCAAGGCGCGCCTGCACCGGGGCCGAGCGCAGCTCGCGCTGGCCCTGCGGCACGAGGAGAGCTCCGGTGATCGACATGGCTGAGCACGAGGACTGGTCGGCGCACGACGACGCCCAGCTGCGTGGCACCCTCGCCACGCTCTGGGCGGACGTCGACGCCCTGCCCCTGCCCGACGTGCGGTTCGTCCGGGCGCGAGGCGTACGGCGCCGCCGCCAGCGGGCGCTGGCCCTCACCGCTGCTGCCGCGGCCGCCGCGGTCGTGGTCGGCTCCGTGGGCTTCAGCCAGCTGGGGCGGGACGCGAGCCTGCCCGTGACACCCTCGACACGGACGACGGGTGCCCCCGTGCCGACAGCGGCACCCACCGCCGCCCCGACGGCCAGCGCGACGGCCGACCCACTGGCCGAGCCGGGTCTGCTCCCGCTTCCAGGGGAGTGGGAAGACACGCTCGACCTGCCGAAGAGCTCCGTCACCATCACCCCCGTGACCAAGGGCGGAGGCGTCGAGTGCGGCGACACCCTCGGCGCGCCCTCCCGGCAGGAGGCCATCACCCAGGACAACTCACCGGTCAGCGGTGGGGCCACCTACTGGCGCACGGACCGGGCCGAGGCTGCGGCCAACACCCTCATCCAGGGCGTCAGCACCTGCCAGGTCGGGCCGTCGTTCAAGGTCAGGTCCGAGTACGTCGGGGCGTACGCCGTCTTCTCCTACTCCACCCCCGAGGCCGGCTCGGGCTGGTTCGCCGTCGTCCCCGGTGGTGAGGGCGTCGTCCTGCTGCAGGTCGTCGACCCCGCCTTCAGCGACGTCTCCCTGGGTGGTTTCACCCGGACCGAGGTGAGCGCACTGGCCGAGGTGGCACGCCAGCGACTCGAGCGGTACGGCTCGGGACCGGGGTCGTCGGCCACCGCGTCGTCGACCGCCGCTCCAGCCATCATCGGCCCGACCGGCAGCACCCGCGCCCTCTCCGAGGACATGCCCGTGTCGGGCGCCCAGCCGGTGCCGACGTCCCCGCTGTTCGTGGCGGCCTCCCAGTGGCGGTCGCAGGCCCTCAGCGGCGGCACCGCCACCTCGGCAGGACGTGGCGCCCTCGAGGGGTCCAGCGCCGTCGCCTCGTGTGAGACCGACGCCCAGCAGGACGGTATCGGCGGTCGCGTCGGGGTGGTCTCGGTGATGGCCGGGACGGGCACCAGCAGCTACGTCGGGCGCCAACGGGTCCAGCTCGACGAGTCCTCGACGCCTTCGGCCCAGCAGTCGTACGTCGCCGCACG carries:
- the purN gene encoding phosphoribosylglycinamide formyltransferase; translated protein: MTADVTTQPTGIVVLISGSGTNLQALIDATADAAYGVRILAVGADRAGISGLHKAAAAGIPTFVVRVEDHETRADWDVALAERIADHEPAFVVSAGFMKILGPRVLAEHVVLNTHPALLPAFPGAHAVRDALAAGATVTGCTVHVVDAGVDTGPVIAQSTVEVRPGDTEDTLHERIKAVEHPLLVTIVGRAAREGITVTDGKVSIP
- a CDS encoding TIGR03557 family F420-dependent LLM class oxidoreductase encodes the protein MTRFGYTLMTEQSGPRELVGYAVDAEKQGFDFAVSSDHYSPWLTEQGHAPYAWTVLGAVAQATSQLELMTYVTCPTIRYEPAVVAQKAATLQLLSEGRFTLGLGSGENLNEHVVGEGWPMVGVRQDMLEEAIHIIRELHTGELVTWQGEYFRVDSARIWDCPEGGVPIGVAVSGEKSFARFGPLADHVIAVEPDADLVTGFLNHRKSAESGGDALGIGSRAARAIGQIPICWDTDADRAKERAHEQFRWFAGGWAVNADLPTPAGFAGASQFITPDQVAENIPCGPDLDAIVEAVSAYWKAGFTDVALVQVGDEGQQQFLDEAAGPLLDKLRAAAP
- a CDS encoding cell division protein PerM; amino-acid sequence: MTVMELLRRATPTSGGPDPRAYQRTLLEGAGAAAASALVFVLPALLVWVAASESTVPWTTSLGVGASLWLLGTGAHLALGGAVVTVVPLLFLALAVLGAAWAAVRAVRESAEDRTVVLLAGLLHRPLALALGAWTFGYAVVAALWAVVASLAEPRPVLWTLVFPVLVVPVGAALLALVHLLRRRPELAGERLRRPAWLPEAVRRGLRPGVEGAAALLGAGVLICVGFVVLHLGNVTNLQAALAPGVIGGVVLSLAQLLVLPNLALWAVSFVAGTGFSAVEGASATWTGSRTSLLPMVPVFGALPEPGAFPGWLPVVVLLPVAVGAFVGWRALRSVARLSTERTKLTVAGVAVVVAAGLVGLLDVVGGASLGQDRLSSIGAPAGAMTLALLVELLAGAGLVLGWDRWKLRR
- a CDS encoding SigE family RNA polymerase sigma factor codes for the protein MALRNGSVDATPGEREAGMGPRSAEAEFDAFYRDTARRVIHLVYGFTGDLTVAQDATQEAYARAWQQWSTVRTHDDPLAWVRTVARRVAISGWRKKTTQDRAYERHGAHDTTGPPTEDRVAVVAALRTLSEPLREAVTLHYIGDLSIEQIAHETNTPAGTVKARLHRGRAQLALALRHEESSGDRHG